A genomic window from Flavobacterium azooxidireducens includes:
- the recF gene encoding DNA replication/repair protein RecF (All proteins in this family for which functions are known are DNA-binding proteins that assist the filamentation of RecA onto DNA for the initiation of recombination or recombinational repair.) — translation MFLKQISLFNYKNFSETQFEFDSKINCFVGKNGVGKTNVLDAIYHLAYGKSYFNPTAIQNIKHGEEFFVIDGEFEKNERSEQIVCSVKKGLKKVLKRNGKIYDKFSEHLGFIPLVIISPADTDLIIEGSETRRKFMDSVISQLNSVYLNQLIHYQKIILQRNALLKYFALNHVFEKDTLQIYNEQLNELGQSIFEKRKEFIEEFLPIFNKHHQTITNSAEEVQLVYESHLFEKNLQTLLDENLAKDRALQYTSVGIHKDDLSFEISGHPIKKFGSQGQQKSFLIALKLAQFEFLKKQSGQKPILLLDDIFDKLDETRVGKIVEMVNDDEFGQLFISDTHPERTEKIVQSTHQSYRLFHL, via the coding sequence TTGTTTTTAAAACAAATTTCGCTTTTTAATTATAAAAATTTTTCTGAAACTCAATTTGAGTTCGACAGCAAGATTAATTGTTTTGTGGGAAAAAACGGTGTAGGAAAAACCAATGTTTTAGATGCAATTTATCATTTAGCCTACGGAAAAAGCTATTTTAACCCTACGGCAATACAAAATATTAAGCATGGTGAAGAATTTTTTGTCATTGATGGTGAATTTGAAAAAAACGAACGATCCGAACAAATTGTTTGCAGTGTAAAAAAAGGATTGAAGAAAGTTTTGAAAAGAAATGGCAAGATATATGACAAATTTTCGGAACATCTTGGATTTATTCCGCTTGTAATTATTTCTCCGGCAGACACCGATTTGATTATTGAAGGAAGTGAAACCCGACGAAAGTTCATGGACAGCGTAATTTCGCAACTAAATTCGGTTTACTTAAATCAGCTTATTCACTACCAAAAAATCATTTTGCAACGCAATGCTTTGTTGAAATATTTTGCACTAAATCATGTTTTTGAAAAAGATACTTTACAGATTTACAACGAGCAGTTGAATGAGTTAGGTCAATCAATTTTTGAAAAAAGAAAAGAATTTATAGAAGAATTTCTGCCGATTTTTAACAAGCATCATCAAACTATTACTAATTCAGCCGAAGAAGTTCAATTGGTGTATGAAAGTCATCTTTTTGAAAAGAATCTTCAAACTCTTTTAGACGAAAATTTAGCAAAAGATCGAGCTTTACAATACACTAGTGTTGGTATTCACAAAGATGATTTATCATTTGAAATTTCCGGTCATCCCATCAAAAAATTTGGATCACAAGGTCAGCAAAAATCGTTTTTAATTGCGTTGAAATTGGCTCAGTTTGAATTCTTAAAAAAACAAAGCGGACAAAAACCAATTTTATTATTAGATGATATTTTCGATAAATTGGACGAAACCAGAGTGGGTAAAATTGTAGAAATGGTAAATGATGATGAGTTTGGACAATTATTTATCTCTGATACGCACCCGGAACGAACTGAAAAAATTGTCCAGTCGACACATCAAAGTTACAGATTGTTTCATCTTTAA